One genomic segment of Oenanthe melanoleuca isolate GR-GAL-2019-014 chromosome 5, OMel1.0, whole genome shotgun sequence includes these proteins:
- the KLHL28 gene encoding kelch-like protein 28 translates to MDPSSPPFLLAKLTPLHSEQLLQGLNVLRQQRELCDVVLRVGEAKVHAHKVVLASISPYFKAMFTGNLSEKENAEVEFQCVDEAALQAIVEYAYTGTVFISQDTVESLLPAANLLQVKLVVQECCAFLESQLDPGNCIGIWRFAETYGCHELYLAASKFICQNFEDVCQTEEFLELTHSELDEIVSNDCLNVVTEETVFYALEAWVKYDVQERQQYLARLLHCVRLPLLSVKFLTRLYEANHLIRDDHTCKHLLNEALKYHFMPEHRLSHQSMLLTRPRCAPKVLCAVGGKAGLFACLESMEMYFPQTDSWIGLAPLSIPRYEFGVCVLEQKLYVVGGIATHVCQGISYRKHESSVECWDPDTNTWSSLDRMFESRSTLGVAVLAGELYALGGYDGQSYLRSVEKYLPKVKEWQLVAPMSRTRSCFAAAVLDGMIYAIGGYGPAHMNSMERYDPSKNSWETVASMADKRINFGVGVMLGFIFVVGGHNGVSHLSSIERYDPHQNQWTVCRPMKEPRTGVGAAVIDNQLYVVGGHSGSSYLNTVQRYEPISDSWLDSAGMLYCRCNFGLTAL, encoded by the exons ATGGACCCGTCGTCGCCGCCCTTCCTGCTGGCCAAGCTGACGCCGCTGCACtcggagcagctgctgcaggggctgaacGTGCTGCGGCAGCAGCGGGAGCTGTGCGACGTGGTGCTGCGCGTGGGCGAGGCCAAGGTGCACGCGCACAAGGTGGTGCTGGCCAGCATCAGCCCCTACTTCAAGGCCATGTTCACGGGCAACCTGTCGGAGAAGGAGAACGCCGAGGTGGAGTTCCAGTGCGTGGACGAGGCGGCGCTGCAGGCCATCGTGGAGTACGCCTACACCGGCACCGTCTTCATCTCGCAGGACACGGTGGAGTCGCTGCTGCCCGCCGCCAACCTGCTGCAGGTCAAGCTGGTGGTGCAGGAGTGCTGCGCCTTCCTGGAGAGCCAGCTGGACCCCGGCAACTGCATCGGCATCTGGCGCTTCGCCGAGACCTACGGCTGCCACGAGCTCTACCTGGCCGCCAGCAAGTTCATCTGCCAGAACTTCGAGGACGTGTGCCAGACCGAGGAGTTCCTGGAGCTGACGCACTCGGAGCTGGACGAGATCGTGTCCAACGACTGCCTGAACGTGGTGACGGAGGAGACGGTGTTCTACGCGCTGGAGGCCTGGGTCAAGTACGACGTGCAGGAGCGCCAGCAGTACCTGGCGCGGCTGCTGCACTGCGTGCGCCTGCCCCTGCTCAGCGTCAAGTTCCTCACCCGCCTCTACGAGGCCAACCACCTCATCAGGGACGACCACACCTGCAAGCACCTGCTCAACGAGGCCCTCAAGTACCACTTCATGCCCGAGCACAGACTGTCCCACCAGAGCATGCTGCTGACGCGGCCCCGCTGCGCCCCCAAGGTGCTCTGTGCCGTGGGGGGCAAGGCGGGGCTCTTCGCCTGCCTGGAGag CATGGAGATGTATTTCCCCCAGACTGACTCGTGGATCGGGCTGGCCCCTCTCAGCATCCCCCGCTACGAGTTTGGGGtctgtgtgctggagcagaagCTGTACGTGGTGGGAGGCATTGCCACCCACGTGTGCCAGGGCATCAGCTACAGGAAGCATGAGAGCTCAGTGGAGTGCTGGGACCCTGACACCAACACCTGGAGCTCCCTGGACAGGATGTTTGAGAGCCGCAGCACGCTGGGCGTGGCCGTGCTGGCGGGCGAGCTCTACGCCCTGGGGGGCTACGACGGCCAGTCCTACCTGAGGAGCGTGGAGAAGTACCTGCCCAAGGTCAAGGAGTGGCAGCTGGTGGCCCCCATGAGCAGGACACGGAGCTGCTTcgctgctgcagtgctggatggGATGATCTACGCCATCGGGGGGTATGGGCCTGCCCACATGAACAG CATGGAGCGCTACGATCCGAGCAAGAACTCCTGGGAGACCGTGGCCTCCATGGCTGACAAACGGATAAACTTTGGGGTGGGGGTCATGCTGGGCTTCATCTTCGTGGTGGGGGGACACAATGGGGTGTCCCACCTGTCGAGCATCGAGAGGTACGACCCCCACCAGAACCAGTGGACGGTGTGCCGGCCCATGAAGGAGCCCAGGACAG GCGTGGGGGCGGCGGTGATCGACAACCAGCTGTACGTGGTGGGCGGGCACTCGGGCTCCTCCTACCTGAACACGGTGCAGCGCTACGAGCCCATCTCCGACTCGTGGCTGGACTCGGCGGGGATGCTCTACTGCCGCTGCAACTTCGGCCTCACGGCGCTCTGA